The DNA window GCGGCTCAAGTGCGACGAGCGCTCGCCCTACGACATCGGCCGCGAGGGGCTGAGCTTCCTCTCGTCGTGCTACGAGGTGTTCAGCGACCGCAACCCCGAGCTGCGCACGATGCTGACCGAGCACTACCGCTGCCATCCGGCCATCATCGGCTTCTGCAACGAGGCGGTGTACGAGGGCCAGCTGGTGGTGAAGACGCCGGTGCGCCCAGGCGATGCGCCGTGCCCCATCCGGATATGCTGGTACGAGGGCGACTACCGCGAGGGCACGTGGCCGCCGTCCGCGCCGCCCGAGGAGCAGCCGAACAAGAAGACGCGCTCGACCTGCGTGAACCGCAAGCAGCTGGCCATCCTGCGCGAGGAGGAGGCGGCGCATCTGCGCAGCCTGGCCGAGCGCGGGAAGTCCATCTGCATCCTCTCGCCGTTCAGGGGGCAGATATACCTGCTGAAGTCGCTCGTGCAGCGGCTGCTGAAGGACGTCGTGGCCGAAGGCGCGGTGGAGCTCGAGGTGGGCGAGGGCGAGGAGTTCGAGACGAGCGACCTCGAGCAGGTGTACACGCTGACCGTCCACAAGTCGCAGGGCCAGGAGTTCGACGCGGTGTACCTGCTGCCCGTGGAGGACGGCAACTGGGAATGGCCCTGGTCGCAGGGTCGCCGGCTGGTAAACGTGGCCGCCTCGCGCGCCAAGGAGGAGCTGTGCGTCATCTTGTCCACGAAGCTTCTGGACGGCGAGGCGCAGGAGCGGCTGGCCGGACGGCAGGCGTACGTCAAGAAGCCGGCGAGGGCGGAGGACGACCCCGGCAACCAGGAGATGTTCGTCCGCAAGCTCGTGGAGTACGCGCATCGCACGATCGAGGGGCTTTCCGTCGAGGAGGCCGATCAGCAGCGGGCGAACCCCTGGTTCGGTTTCCATCGCTCGGCGATCACGTCCATCTTCGACGACATCCCCTTCCTGCAGAACCCGCGGAAGCGCGGCGGCGACCACGCTCCCGAGCAGTGCGTCGAGCGGGCCTTGAGGGGGATGGACCTGAGCGGCCTTGCCTTCGCGAAGCATGTGACGTTCGACCAGCTGAGGCTGGGCGGCGACGGGCCGCGGCTGAGCGAGCGCTGCGAGGACGAGTACCAGAGCTCCTCCGAGGCGCATTTCGACTTCGTGGTGTTCGACCCGGCGACGGGCCGCGTGGCGATGGCCATCGAGGCCGACGGGGGCCACCACCGGTTCGACCGCAAGGCCGGCCCCGCCGACTGCTCGCGCAAGCTCGCCGACGACCGGAAGAACGCGGTGGCGCGCGACGTCTGCCATGCGACGCTCGCCTGGCTCGGGCTTATCCGCGACGGGTCGCTCCATCCGGGCAGCAACGCGCAGATGCGAATGGGCGAGGCGGAGTACCGCACGGGCTGGGAGGATTGGGCGCACTTCCCGAAGGAGGTGGGCCCCGGTTCGTCGTTCGTGTTCCTGCGCATCCCCTCGGACGGCAGCACGTTCTGGGAGACGGAGGCGCTGCGGGCCGCCGCCCTGAGCGCCGGGGCGGACAAGCTCATCGACGGCTACCCGCCGCCCACCATCGAGGCGTACCTGCGGGCGCAGCTGCGCGCGTTCGAGGCGGGCGAAGCGGAGGGCCTGTTCGTGATGGGGAAGGCCGCCGAGAAGAAGGCGCGGAAACGCTTGGCCGCCTGCCCGGCCGCGCAGGAGGAGTGCCCGAAGAAGATCACGGCTTGCTTGGAGGAGTGGCGGCGCGACCCGCGTCTGGCCCCGCTACTCGAGGGCGTGGAGGCGAGGGACGTGAACGCCTGCCTCCTGCGCGCCGGTTACCAGTACCTTGAGGACGGGGACTGGGATCGGCGCAAGCCCACCGCGCTCGGCGAGGAGATAGGCATCTCGACGTACAGCGGCGAGCGGATGGGCCGGGCTTTCTCGTGCCCGCAATACTCGCAGGCCGCGCGCGACTACCTCGCCGAGCGCATGGGGGACATCCTCAAGGCGTGACGAGGCCGGGCAGCGCGCGATTGCTGCGCGAGTGCGGGTTCTCGTAGGGCAAGGGCTCTGCCCTGCCGTCGGCCAGGGAAAACGTCGCAGGCTGGGCGGCAAGGGCAGAGCCCTTGCCCTACGAAACGATGCGAGCGTTCCGCATCAATCGGCGGCTCCCTCGGATACGCTGTTCTGCAGAAGTGGCGTGAGCGAGCCCTTCGCGAGCACGTCGACGCGGCGGGTGGCGCGTGAGAGAGTGGTGTAGAGGCGGCGGCGCGAGAGGTCGTC is part of the Arabiibacter massiliensis genome and encodes:
- a CDS encoding AAA domain-containing protein, encoding MGKKRGVSRKKLLRYFRTAAELSGRAGEGSVPGRDCYEDGQAFYSLLWYYRSCIDGDLDKADPRRYAPLLDAYLGTDVDEVLHPPAIDPALVVEEDRLLAELFPQSPHPLNANQRLAVHKALHYPLSIIKGPPGTGKTETILRIVALAVACGERVAVVSTNAAAVENVERKVAAALAFHGEKTLAQARELFDGDLAYRAACAHAALGSKALRQRACDPLTGANLAFEAGEHEFPDGERIGGWELNKRLGEFAAKFPFVTSTVHSLKKCFADGDVEKYDLLIMDEASQTNLIVGVVAMSCARRMVLVGDEEQLPPVITDEHCAQMRRVSDELGLFKRLKCDERSPYDIGREGLSFLSSCYEVFSDRNPELRTMLTEHYRCHPAIIGFCNEAVYEGQLVVKTPVRPGDAPCPIRICWYEGDYREGTWPPSAPPEEQPNKKTRSTCVNRKQLAILREEEAAHLRSLAERGKSICILSPFRGQIYLLKSLVQRLLKDVVAEGAVELEVGEGEEFETSDLEQVYTLTVHKSQGQEFDAVYLLPVEDGNWEWPWSQGRRLVNVAASRAKEELCVILSTKLLDGEAQERLAGRQAYVKKPARAEDDPGNQEMFVRKLVEYAHRTIEGLSVEEADQQRANPWFGFHRSAITSIFDDIPFLQNPRKRGGDHAPEQCVERALRGMDLSGLAFAKHVTFDQLRLGGDGPRLSERCEDEYQSSSEAHFDFVVFDPATGRVAMAIEADGGHHRFDRKAGPADCSRKLADDRKNAVARDVCHATLAWLGLIRDGSLHPGSNAQMRMGEAEYRTGWEDWAHFPKEVGPGSSFVFLRIPSDGSTFWETEALRAAALSAGADKLIDGYPPPTIEAYLRAQLRAFEAGEAEGLFVMGKAAEKKARKRLAACPAAQEECPKKITACLEEWRRDPRLAPLLEGVEARDVNACLLRAGYQYLEDGDWDRRKPTALGEEIGISTYSGERMGRAFSCPQYSQAARDYLAERMGDILKA